A single window of Variovorax sp. RA8 DNA harbors:
- a CDS encoding amino acid ABC transporter permease produces MTNLERFIDAFFNAGVALEYLPKIGEGFVVTLQLGAVVIAAGLSAGLLLAVVRAFQVRAVNLLIVVFADVMRALPPLVVIILLFFAFPYIDLAMSAFVATWLALSLVLAAFSEEVFWAGIQTVAKGQSEAARSTGMTRFQTLRLVVLPQALRITVAPLTNRVIAITKGTALGSVVALSEILNQASSSSSLAANATPLTLGALAYLALFVPVVALGRWIETRFAWRH; encoded by the coding sequence ATGACGAACCTGGAGCGATTCATCGACGCCTTCTTCAATGCGGGCGTGGCGCTCGAGTACCTGCCGAAGATCGGCGAGGGCTTCGTGGTCACCCTGCAGCTGGGCGCGGTCGTCATCGCGGCCGGCTTGAGCGCCGGCCTGCTGCTGGCGGTGGTCCGCGCCTTTCAGGTGCGGGCCGTCAACCTGCTCATCGTGGTCTTTGCCGACGTGATGCGCGCACTGCCGCCGCTGGTGGTGATCATCCTGCTGTTCTTCGCCTTCCCGTACATCGACCTGGCGATGAGCGCCTTCGTCGCCACCTGGCTGGCACTGTCGCTGGTGCTGGCGGCCTTCTCCGAGGAGGTCTTCTGGGCCGGCATCCAGACGGTGGCGAAGGGACAGTCCGAGGCCGCTCGATCGACCGGCATGACGCGCTTCCAGACACTGCGGCTGGTCGTGCTCCCGCAGGCACTGCGCATCACGGTCGCGCCGCTCACCAACCGGGTCATCGCCATCACCAAGGGAACCGCACTCGGCTCGGTCGTCGCGCTCTCGGAAATCCTAAACCAGGCCTCCTCCTCGTCGAGCCTGGCGGCCAACGCGACGCCGCTGACGCTGGGCGCCCTGGCCTACCTGGCGCTCTTCGTGCCCGTGGTCGCGCTCGGGCGATGGATCGAAACCCGCTTTGCTTGGAGGCACTGA
- a CDS encoding amino acid ABC transporter ATP-binding protein: protein MTTPAASNETDPSRPDIGRPILQIRGLRKAYGQNQVLKGVDLDVALGEVVVLIGSSGSGKSTLLRCCNRLEEPSAGTVVFDGVDITASGVNLNRLRQKIGMVFQQFNLYPHMTALANVTLALRKVQRMGRAEAELKGREALARVGLAEKAQAYPGELSGGQQQRVGIARGLALAPVAMLFDEPTSALDPELVGGVLKVMRELRDSGMTMIVVTHEMQFARAVADRVIFMDQGVILEQGSPEQVFGAPREARTREFLSRISHG, encoded by the coding sequence ATGACGACTCCTGCTGCCTCGAACGAGACCGATCCCTCGCGTCCCGACATCGGACGACCGATCCTCCAGATCCGCGGCCTGCGCAAGGCCTATGGCCAAAACCAGGTCCTCAAGGGCGTCGACCTCGACGTCGCGCTCGGCGAGGTGGTGGTGCTGATCGGCTCCTCGGGGTCCGGCAAGAGCACGCTGCTGCGCTGCTGCAACCGGCTCGAGGAGCCTTCGGCTGGAACGGTGGTCTTCGACGGGGTCGACATCACCGCCTCCGGCGTGAACCTCAACCGCCTGCGCCAGAAGATCGGCATGGTGTTTCAGCAGTTCAACCTCTATCCGCACATGACGGCATTGGCCAACGTGACGCTGGCGCTGCGCAAGGTGCAGCGCATGGGGCGCGCCGAGGCCGAACTCAAGGGCCGGGAGGCGCTCGCGCGCGTCGGCCTGGCCGAGAAGGCGCAAGCCTACCCCGGCGAACTCTCGGGGGGTCAACAGCAGCGGGTGGGCATCGCGCGCGGCCTGGCGCTCGCGCCCGTGGCGATGCTGTTCGACGAACCCACCAGCGCGCTCGACCCCGAACTGGTGGGCGGCGTGCTGAAGGTGATGCGCGAGCTGCGCGACAGCGGCATGACGATGATCGTGGTCACGCACGAGATGCAGTTCGCCCGCGCGGTCGCGGACCGGGTGATCTTCATGGACCAGGGCGTGATCCTCGAGCAGGGTTCGCCCGAGCAGGTGTTCGGCGCCCCTCGCGAAGCACGGACGCGAGAGTTCCTCTCGCGCATCTCCCATGGCTGA
- a CDS encoding transporter substrate-binding domain-containing protein yields MTAIPRTVLAVSLLATAWASASAQSAFSTGLDATFPPMSMSKLGGGVEGYFVDVSQEVARRMGRKLNVEVSSFSGLIPGLASGKYDWLAPTVATRERAANLLFTEGFVNTDYQFLVKKSDPEITALEQLKGKRVAINKGSIFDKWCAENSARYGLGCDVYDSVADAIQAVLSGRANAALANDFAVKWAGKQNPLVKPALLIKTGQVFAISTRKTEVALRDQLSMTIKCMKQDGTLAKLHEKWLGVPPAADSVIRSIDAGHGVSGLEGYDARPVSLQCS; encoded by the coding sequence ATGACCGCCATCCCCCGTACCGTGCTCGCCGTGTCCCTGCTGGCCACAGCCTGGGCCTCCGCTTCCGCGCAATCCGCCTTCAGCACCGGCCTGGACGCGACCTTCCCCCCGATGAGCATGAGCAAGCTTGGCGGCGGCGTGGAAGGTTATTTCGTCGACGTCAGCCAGGAAGTGGCGCGCCGCATGGGGCGCAAGCTCAATGTCGAGGTGAGTTCCTTCTCGGGGCTGATCCCGGGCCTGGCTTCGGGCAAGTACGACTGGCTGGCGCCGACGGTGGCGACCCGGGAGCGCGCGGCGAACCTGCTGTTCACCGAGGGTTTCGTCAACACCGACTACCAGTTCCTCGTGAAGAAGTCCGACCCGGAGATCACGGCCCTCGAACAGCTCAAGGGGAAGCGGGTGGCGATCAACAAGGGCTCCATCTTCGACAAGTGGTGCGCCGAGAACAGCGCCCGCTACGGCCTGGGCTGCGACGTCTACGACAGCGTCGCGGACGCGATCCAGGCGGTGCTGTCCGGCCGGGCGAACGCCGCGCTGGCCAACGACTTCGCGGTCAAGTGGGCCGGCAAGCAGAACCCGCTCGTCAAGCCGGCGTTGCTGATCAAGACCGGGCAGGTGTTCGCGATCTCGACGCGCAAGACCGAGGTGGCCCTGCGCGACCAGCTCTCCATGACCATCAAGTGCATGAAGCAGGACGGCACGCTCGCGAAGCTTCACGAGAAGTGGCTGGGGGTGCCGCCCGCGGCGGACTCGGTGATCCGCAGCATCGACGCCGGGCACGGCGTGTCCGGGCTCGAAGGCTACGACGCGCGCCCCGTGAGCCTGCAATGTTCATGA
- a CDS encoding MmgE/PrpD family protein, producing MSYRQALGAFAAGLSFERLAPEVQQHARWILADTIGAIAGGSVEPELRALADSQSASGAATPIGFARHAGADSAAFLNGTGGTFLEMDEGNRFARGHPAIHAVPAALAIAETMGADADTFLAAVVVGYEVGARLAAASRLRASMHTHGTWGTIGAAAAAARAAGRGEGAMRNVLNIAASLTTATSKLTMLQGGLVRNVYAGLANRNGILALELHAAGFGGEADGLHTLFTSIVSDAFDPGQAIDGLGSQWQLMRNYFKLHACCRFNHGTLDALDVLAERGELPEPQDVEAVVVETYGMAAEMDNAVPANTLGAKFSIPFAVATRLHHGHSRLEAFTWEAVRDAGVLALAQKVTVREDAAMSARLPDERPARVSVRRTDGRTVAAEVAFNRGDDAAPYGLEELAGKFLQLTGRVWPGPHCEALLEATLALGNAGTSFERWRGLLRRPA from the coding sequence ATGAGCTACCGGCAAGCGCTCGGCGCCTTCGCGGCCGGGTTGTCGTTCGAGCGGCTCGCACCCGAGGTGCAGCAGCACGCCCGGTGGATCCTCGCGGACACGATCGGCGCCATCGCCGGCGGCAGCGTCGAGCCCGAGCTGCGGGCGCTGGCGGATTCGCAGTCGGCGAGCGGCGCCGCCACGCCGATCGGGTTTGCGCGGCACGCCGGTGCGGACTCGGCTGCGTTTCTCAACGGCACCGGTGGCACTTTCCTGGAGATGGACGAAGGCAATCGCTTCGCCCGTGGCCATCCGGCCATCCATGCGGTGCCGGCCGCCCTGGCGATCGCCGAGACGATGGGTGCCGACGCCGACACCTTCCTGGCGGCGGTGGTCGTCGGCTACGAGGTGGGAGCGCGGCTCGCCGCCGCCAGCCGGCTGCGCGCGAGCATGCACACCCACGGCACCTGGGGAACGATCGGTGCTGCCGCCGCGGCGGCGCGCGCCGCGGGCAGGGGGGAGGGCGCCATGCGCAACGTGCTGAACATCGCCGCGTCGCTGACCACCGCGACCTCGAAGTTGACGATGCTGCAGGGAGGCCTGGTACGCAACGTCTATGCGGGGCTGGCCAATCGCAACGGCATCCTCGCGCTGGAACTCCATGCGGCCGGCTTCGGCGGCGAGGCCGATGGCCTGCACACGCTGTTCACGTCCATCGTCTCCGATGCCTTCGATCCCGGGCAGGCGATCGACGGACTCGGCAGCCAGTGGCAGCTGATGCGCAACTACTTCAAGCTGCACGCCTGCTGCCGCTTCAACCACGGGACGCTCGACGCACTCGACGTCCTGGCCGAACGCGGCGAGTTGCCCGAGCCGCAGGACGTCGAGGCCGTCGTCGTCGAGACCTACGGCATGGCCGCCGAGATGGACAACGCGGTGCCGGCCAACACGCTGGGCGCGAAGTTCTCGATCCCCTTCGCGGTCGCCACGCGCCTCCACCACGGTCACAGCCGGCTCGAGGCCTTCACCTGGGAGGCGGTGCGCGATGCGGGCGTCCTGGCCCTGGCGCAGAAGGTCACCGTGCGGGAAGACGCCGCCATGAGCGCGCGGCTGCCCGATGAGCGCCCCGCGCGCGTATCGGTGCGTCGCACCGATGGCCGCACCGTGGCGGCCGAGGTCGCCTTCAACCGCGGCGACGACGCCGCCCCCTACGGCCTCGAGGAGCTCGCCGGCAAGTTCCTGCAGCTCACGGGCCGGGTCTGGCCCGGCCCGCATTGCGAGGCCTTGCTCGAGGCCACGCTCGCGCTGGGCAATGCGGGCACCTCGTTCGAGCGATGGCGCGGCCTGCTGCGCCGGCCCGCATGA
- a CDS encoding D-2-hydroxyacid dehydrogenase produces MTIEPNIAHSQRLRVMMSEPAIERLGDEVRHLLRAVPHELVAPRADAQPHIAFVSRDVTGLSTKHQVLPGTQRFYDALLEARHLRWVHTHSAGTDRPVFAELRRRGVDVTGSAGANAAVVAQTALAGILALARRLPQLMAAQRRHEWAPLIGGSLPPDLAGQTAAVVGWGAIGQGIARHLAMLEMRVVAVRSSATPCEGAAETVAYEGIDAVLPRTDWLVLACPLTERTQHLVDRTRLGLLPDSAYLVNVARGEVVEEDALIEALRASRIAGAFLDVFAHEPLQAGSALWDLPQVIATPHSAGFSSGNAARVDAIFLRQLADRIAGPTQGVAA; encoded by the coding sequence ATGACCATCGAACCGAACATCGCGCATTCGCAGCGCCTGCGCGTCATGATGTCCGAGCCGGCCATCGAGCGTCTGGGCGACGAAGTGCGCCACCTGCTGCGGGCGGTACCCCATGAACTCGTCGCGCCGCGCGCCGATGCCCAGCCCCACATCGCCTTCGTCTCGCGGGACGTGACGGGCCTCTCGACCAAGCACCAGGTGCTGCCAGGCACGCAGCGCTTCTACGACGCGCTGCTCGAGGCGCGCCACTTGCGCTGGGTCCACACCCATTCGGCCGGCACCGATCGCCCCGTGTTCGCCGAACTGCGTCGGCGCGGCGTCGACGTCACGGGCTCAGCCGGTGCCAATGCAGCCGTGGTCGCGCAGACCGCGCTGGCGGGCATCCTGGCGCTGGCGAGGCGCCTGCCGCAGCTCATGGCGGCGCAACGCCGGCATGAATGGGCGCCCCTGATCGGAGGCTCGCTGCCGCCCGACCTGGCAGGGCAGACCGCGGCCGTGGTCGGCTGGGGCGCCATCGGGCAGGGTATTGCACGCCATCTCGCGATGCTCGAGATGCGCGTGGTGGCGGTGCGCAGCAGCGCAACCCCCTGCGAAGGCGCGGCCGAGACCGTCGCCTACGAGGGAATCGATGCGGTGCTGCCACGCACCGACTGGCTGGTGCTGGCCTGCCCGCTGACCGAGCGCACGCAGCATCTGGTCGACCGCACGCGGCTGGGGTTGCTGCCGGACTCGGCGTACCTCGTCAATGTCGCGCGCGGCGAGGTCGTCGAAGAGGACGCGCTGATCGAGGCACTGCGCGCGTCGCGCATCGCCGGCGCCTTCCTCGACGTGTTCGCCCACGAGCCGCTGCAGGCGGGCTCTGCGCTGTGGGATCTGCCGCAGGTGATCGCGACCCCGCACAGCGCCGGGTTCTCGAGCGGCAATGCGGCGCGGGTGGATGCCATCTTCCTGCGGCAGCTCGCGGACCGAATCGCTGGTCCGACGCAAGGAGTCGCCGCATGA
- a CDS encoding class II aldolase/adducin family protein — translation MTNPGVLQIPSMKDQCSPAEWQARIDLAACYRLVDLYGMSDMMANHISSHVPGEKGAFLINPYGMMYEEITASSLIKVDPNGNILSSPDFGELNYGINKAGYVIHSAVHAARPDVACVIHTHSWASMAVSSLECGLLPLTQTAMRFLKIGYHDYQGVVLNTAEQASLLEDLGDREAVIFRNHGALVVGRSVGEAFNWMHRLELACRAQIGAMSCNTPLKAVPQEVLEETWNNYQPGTRRPYGLMEWPALLRKLDRMDPGFRE, via the coding sequence ATGACGAACCCTGGCGTGCTCCAGATCCCCTCCATGAAGGACCAGTGCTCCCCCGCCGAATGGCAGGCGCGCATCGACCTCGCCGCCTGCTACCGGCTGGTCGACCTCTACGGCATGTCCGACATGATGGCCAACCACATCTCCTCGCACGTGCCCGGCGAGAAGGGCGCCTTCCTCATCAACCCCTACGGGATGATGTACGAGGAGATCACGGCCTCGAGCCTGATCAAGGTGGACCCGAACGGCAACATCCTGTCCTCGCCCGACTTCGGCGAGCTCAACTACGGCATCAACAAGGCCGGCTACGTGATCCACAGCGCGGTGCATGCCGCGCGGCCCGACGTGGCCTGCGTGATCCATACCCACAGCTGGGCCTCGATGGCCGTCTCCTCGCTCGAATGCGGGCTGCTGCCGCTCACGCAGACCGCGATGCGCTTCCTCAAGATCGGTTACCACGACTACCAGGGCGTGGTGCTCAACACCGCCGAGCAGGCTTCGCTGCTGGAAGACCTGGGCGACCGCGAGGCCGTGATCTTCCGCAACCACGGCGCGCTGGTGGTGGGCCGCAGCGTGGGCGAGGCCTTCAACTGGATGCACCGGCTCGAGCTGGCCTGCCGCGCGCAGATCGGCGCGATGTCGTGCAACACGCCGCTCAAGGCCGTGCCGCAGGAGGTGCTCGAGGAGACCTGGAACAACTACCAGCCCGGCACGCGCCGACCCTACGGGCTCATGGAATGGCCGGCGCTGCTGCGCAAGCTCGACCGCATGGATCCGGGCTTCCGCGAGTGA
- the tcuB gene encoding tricarballylate utilization 4Fe-4S protein TcuB: protein MQQLTDLVARARADADGIGATPSRVIPIQPALPLTAPEGEVARILQICNACRYCEGFCAVFPAMTRRLEFGKADTHYLANLCHNCGACLHACQYAPPHEFAVNVPQAMAQVRVQTYHDYAWPAAMGSLYEKAGLTVALALAGGLALFLVLAVAMSGSLLHEPLAGNFYAIFPHNFLALVFGAVSLFVLLALALGVRRFWREVSPANDPGNAPAMAGVRGPASAEAAHDALRLKYLGGGHGEGCNNEDDRFTLWRRRFHHFTFYGFMLCFASTCVATLYHYLFDLHAPYALTSLPVLLGTAGGIGLVVGPIGLLWLNLRRDPAHGDVAQRPMDRGFIALLLLTSLTGLALLAWRDTQFMALLLAVHLGVVMALFLTLPYGKFAHGIFRCAALLKFAIEKRLPSRLQLGAD from the coding sequence TTGCAGCAGCTCACTGATCTCGTCGCACGCGCGCGTGCCGATGCGGACGGCATCGGCGCCACCCCGTCGCGCGTGATCCCGATCCAGCCCGCCCTTCCGCTGACCGCCCCCGAGGGCGAGGTCGCGCGCATCCTGCAGATCTGCAACGCCTGCCGCTACTGCGAGGGCTTCTGCGCCGTGTTCCCCGCGATGACGCGGCGGCTCGAGTTCGGCAAGGCCGACACGCACTACCTGGCCAACCTCTGCCACAACTGCGGCGCCTGCCTGCATGCCTGCCAGTACGCGCCGCCGCACGAGTTCGCGGTCAACGTGCCGCAGGCCATGGCCCAGGTGCGCGTGCAGACCTACCACGACTACGCCTGGCCCGCCGCGATGGGCTCGCTCTACGAGAAGGCCGGGCTCACGGTCGCGCTGGCCCTGGCCGGCGGCCTCGCGCTGTTCCTGGTGCTCGCGGTCGCGATGAGCGGCTCGCTGCTGCACGAGCCGTTGGCCGGCAACTTCTACGCGATCTTCCCGCACAACTTCCTCGCGCTGGTGTTCGGCGCGGTGTCGCTGTTCGTGCTGCTCGCGCTGGCGCTGGGCGTGCGGCGCTTCTGGCGCGAGGTCTCGCCGGCCAACGACCCCGGCAACGCGCCGGCCATGGCGGGCGTGCGCGGGCCCGCGAGCGCGGAAGCGGCGCACGATGCGCTGCGCCTGAAGTACCTCGGCGGCGGCCACGGCGAGGGCTGCAACAACGAGGACGACCGCTTCACGCTGTGGCGCCGGCGCTTCCACCACTTCACCTTCTACGGCTTCATGCTGTGCTTCGCCTCGACCTGCGTGGCCACGCTCTACCACTACCTGTTCGACCTGCATGCGCCCTATGCGCTGACCAGCTTGCCGGTGCTGCTGGGCACCGCCGGCGGCATCGGCCTGGTGGTCGGCCCGATCGGCCTCTTGTGGCTCAACCTGCGGCGCGACCCGGCGCATGGCGACGTCGCGCAGCGGCCCATGGACCGCGGCTTCATCGCGCTGCTGCTGCTGACCAGCCTCACCGGCCTGGCGCTGCTGGCCTGGCGCGACACGCAGTTCATGGCGCTGCTGCTGGCCGTGCACCTGGGCGTGGTGATGGCGCTGTTCCTCACGCTGCCCTACGGCAAGTTCGCGCACGGCATCTTCCGCTGCGCGGCGCTCTTGAAGTTCGCGATCGAGAAGCGCCTGCCCAGCCGCCTGCAGCTCGGCGCCGACTGA
- the tcuA gene encoding FAD-dependent tricarballylate dehydrogenase TcuA produces the protein MPDVLVVGGGNAALCAALMARQAGASVLLLEASPREWRGGNSQHTRNLRCMHDAPQDVLVDAYPEEEYWQDLLKVTGGLTDERLARLVIRASSNCRDWMRSHGVHFQPPLSGALHVARTNAFFMGGGKALVNAYFRSAERLGVQIRYDTPVASVELDGERFVAVRTEAGERIAAKSCVLAAGGFESNREWLREAWGQNERGEWPADNFLIRGTRFNQGVLLKHMIAAGADSIGDPSQGHMVAIDARAPLYDGGICTRIDCVSLGVVVNREALRFYDEGEDFWPKRYAIWGRLVAQQPGQIAWSIIDQKAVGRFMPPVFTGTQANTLGELAQKIGLDEATFVRTVQDYNAACRVGRFDHTALDDCHTEGLAPAKTHWARPLDTAPFYAYPVRPGITFTYLGLKVDETAAVLFGGRPSPNLFVAGEMMAGNVLGKGYTAGVGMSIGTAFGRIAGTQAARAARNLSKHSPETPLAAAH, from the coding sequence ATGCCGGACGTCCTCGTCGTCGGCGGCGGCAATGCCGCGCTGTGCGCCGCCCTGATGGCGCGCCAGGCCGGCGCTTCGGTGCTGCTGCTGGAGGCCTCGCCCAGAGAATGGCGCGGCGGCAACTCGCAGCACACCCGCAACCTGCGCTGCATGCACGACGCGCCGCAGGACGTGCTGGTCGATGCCTACCCTGAAGAGGAGTACTGGCAGGACCTGCTGAAGGTGACGGGCGGCCTCACCGACGAGCGCCTCGCGCGGCTCGTGATCCGCGCCTCGTCGAACTGCCGCGACTGGATGCGCAGCCACGGTGTGCACTTCCAGCCGCCGCTGTCGGGCGCGCTGCACGTGGCGCGCACCAATGCCTTCTTCATGGGCGGCGGCAAGGCGCTGGTCAATGCCTATTTCCGCAGCGCCGAAAGGCTCGGCGTGCAGATCCGCTACGACACGCCCGTGGCCTCGGTCGAGCTCGACGGCGAGCGCTTCGTGGCCGTGCGCACCGAGGCCGGCGAACGCATCGCGGCGAAGAGCTGCGTGCTCGCGGCCGGCGGCTTCGAGTCGAACCGCGAATGGCTGCGCGAGGCCTGGGGCCAGAACGAGCGCGGCGAATGGCCGGCCGACAACTTCCTGATCCGCGGAACACGCTTCAACCAGGGCGTGCTGCTCAAGCACATGATCGCCGCGGGCGCCGACAGCATCGGCGATCCCTCGCAGGGCCACATGGTCGCCATCGATGCGCGCGCGCCGCTCTACGACGGCGGCATCTGCACGCGCATCGACTGCGTCTCGCTCGGCGTGGTGGTCAATCGCGAAGCACTCCGCTTCTACGACGAGGGCGAGGACTTCTGGCCCAAGCGCTATGCGATCTGGGGCCGGCTGGTGGCACAGCAGCCCGGGCAGATCGCCTGGTCGATCATCGACCAGAAGGCGGTCGGCCGCTTCATGCCGCCGGTGTTCACCGGCACGCAGGCGAACACGCTCGGCGAACTCGCACAGAAGATCGGCCTGGACGAAGCCACCTTCGTGCGCACCGTGCAGGACTACAACGCCGCCTGCCGCGTCGGCCGCTTCGACCACACCGCGCTCGACGACTGCCACACCGAGGGCCTCGCACCGGCCAAGACGCACTGGGCGCGCCCGCTCGACACCGCGCCGTTTTATGCCTACCCGGTCCGCCCCGGCATCACCTTCACCTACCTGGGCCTGAAGGTGGACGAGACCGCGGCCGTGCTCTTCGGCGGCCGGCCCAGCCCCAACCTGTTCGTGGCCGGCGAAATGATGGCCGGCAACGTGCTCGGCAAGGGTTACACGGCGGGCGTCGGCATGAGCATCGGCACGGCCTTCGGCCGCATCGCCGGCACCCAGGCCGCGCGCGCGGCCAGGAACCTTTCGAAGCATTCCCCGGAGACCCCTCTTGCAGCAGCTCACTGA
- a CDS encoding LysR family transcriptional regulator yields the protein MELRQLRYFVRIVELGSMGRAAIDLDVVQSALSQQISRLESELSTRLLQRTGRGTTPTEAGLAFFAEAQLTLRHSDQAVLVAKHARLMGAVSVGMAPTTASVLGMPFMQAMRERYPDVRLHLVEGMSGHLATMLNARKIDLALAFNAQEAPRWSVTPLLEEQLLFIRARRGGEAASQAVGVIEMAELAREPLILPTAPHGLRRTIDAACQRARVVPNLIAEIDSLSILMASVEAGLGGTVQPGAALGRYADAIQSFHIAPLADKAARRQNAVASLPEGELAPAALAVRIVLIDTARTLVKAGRWPGATLLD from the coding sequence ATGGAACTTCGGCAACTGCGCTATTTCGTCCGCATCGTCGAGCTCGGCAGCATGGGCCGCGCGGCGATCGACCTCGATGTCGTCCAGTCGGCCCTGAGCCAGCAGATCAGCCGGCTCGAGTCGGAGCTCAGCACGCGGCTGCTGCAGCGCACGGGCAGGGGCACGACGCCGACCGAGGCCGGCCTGGCCTTCTTTGCGGAGGCCCAGCTCACGCTGCGCCATTCCGACCAGGCGGTGCTGGTCGCCAAGCATGCGCGGCTCATGGGTGCGGTCAGTGTGGGCATGGCCCCGACCACTGCATCCGTGCTCGGCATGCCGTTCATGCAGGCGATGCGCGAGCGCTATCCCGACGTGCGGCTGCACCTGGTCGAGGGCATGTCGGGGCACCTGGCCACGATGCTCAATGCCCGCAAGATCGATTTGGCGTTGGCTTTCAACGCGCAGGAAGCGCCGCGCTGGAGCGTGACGCCACTGCTCGAGGAGCAACTGCTCTTCATCCGTGCGCGCCGTGGCGGGGAGGCGGCGTCGCAAGCCGTCGGCGTCATCGAGATGGCCGAACTGGCGCGCGAGCCATTGATCCTCCCGACGGCGCCACACGGCCTGCGTCGCACCATCGATGCCGCCTGCCAGCGCGCGCGCGTGGTGCCCAACCTGATCGCCGAGATCGATTCCCTGTCGATCCTGATGGCCTCCGTCGAGGCCGGGCTCGGCGGCACCGTGCAGCCCGGTGCCGCGCTGGGGCGCTATGCCGATGCGATCCAAAGTTTCCACATCGCGCCGCTGGCCGACAAGGCCGCGCGACGGCAAAACGCGGTCGCCAGCCTGCCTGAGGGCGAATTGGCGCCCGCCGCGCTGGCGGTGCGCATCGTGTTGATAGACACCGCGCGCACGCTGGTGAAGGCCGGCCGCTGGCCGGGCGCGACGCTGCTGGACTAG
- a CDS encoding amidase produces MQAETHFHELPIVRAGALLRSGTLTSTALTRHSLERIARLDPHLNAFVTLCAERALEEADEADRDLRAGRERGPLQGIPYGLKDIYDTAGIATTCQSRLLAGRVPGTDAEVQARLRAGGAVLLGKMTTYEFALGGPSFDLPAPPARNPWHLEHIAGGSSSGSAVAVAAGLCRVGMGSDTAGSIRYPAAACGTVGLKPSYGLVPRSGVFPLAWSLDHCGPLTWDVEDCAAVMSVVAGHDARDPASRGVPAPPFMQRLNEGVEGLRIGVVRHYYEREGAADAATVEAIDGALAVLERAGAVIEDVELPDYELFNAAARTLQYAEAYAIHERDLRAHGDLYGRICRLRLLLGAFIPASDLVQAQRVRRQLAAILNRQVLGRFDALVTACTLGPALRFDEAKANPNSPIQATPFNLTGNPALVLPIGLSPEGLPLSVQLVGRLFDDPLLLRIGRTLEDAQPVKARPTASLRLDRG; encoded by the coding sequence ATGCAGGCTGAAACCCATTTCCACGAGCTGCCGATCGTCCGGGCCGGTGCGCTGCTGCGCAGCGGCACGCTGACCTCGACCGCGCTGACGCGGCACAGCCTGGAGCGGATCGCCAGGCTCGATCCGCACCTGAACGCCTTCGTCACGCTCTGCGCGGAGCGCGCGCTGGAGGAGGCCGACGAAGCCGACCGTGACTTGCGGGCCGGCCGCGAGCGCGGGCCGCTGCAGGGCATTCCCTATGGCCTCAAGGACATCTACGACACGGCGGGCATCGCCACCACTTGCCAGTCGCGATTGCTGGCCGGCCGGGTGCCGGGCACCGATGCCGAGGTCCAGGCGCGTCTTCGCGCCGGCGGCGCGGTGCTGCTCGGCAAGATGACCACCTACGAATTCGCGCTCGGCGGGCCGAGCTTCGACCTGCCCGCGCCGCCCGCGCGCAACCCCTGGCACCTCGAGCACATCGCTGGCGGTTCCTCGTCCGGCAGTGCCGTGGCCGTGGCTGCCGGCCTGTGCCGCGTCGGCATGGGGAGCGACACCGCGGGTTCGATCCGCTATCCGGCGGCCGCCTGCGGCACCGTCGGGCTCAAGCCGAGCTACGGGCTCGTGCCGCGCAGCGGCGTGTTCCCGCTGGCCTGGTCGCTGGATCACTGCGGCCCGCTGACCTGGGACGTCGAGGACTGCGCCGCGGTGATGTCGGTGGTGGCGGGCCACGATGCGCGCGACCCCGCAAGCCGCGGGGTGCCGGCGCCGCCGTTCATGCAGCGCTTGAACGAGGGCGTCGAAGGCCTGCGCATCGGCGTGGTGCGCCATTACTACGAGCGCGAGGGCGCGGCCGATGCAGCGACGGTCGAGGCCATCGACGGGGCGCTCGCGGTGCTGGAGCGCGCGGGCGCGGTGATCGAGGACGTGGAACTGCCCGACTACGAACTCTTCAATGCCGCGGCCCGAACGCTGCAGTACGCCGAGGCCTACGCGATCCACGAGCGCGACCTGCGCGCGCACGGCGATCTCTATGGCCGCATCTGCCGGCTGCGGCTGCTGTTGGGCGCGTTCATTCCGGCGAGCGACCTGGTTCAGGCGCAACGGGTGCGTCGCCAGCTCGCCGCGATCCTGAATCGCCAGGTCCTCGGTCGCTTCGATGCATTGGTCACCGCCTGCACGCTGGGCCCGGCGCTGCGTTTCGACGAGGCGAAGGCCAACCCGAACTCGCCGATCCAGGCCACGCCGTTCAACCTCACGGGCAATCCAGCGCTGGTGCTGCCAATCGGCCTGTCGCCCGAGGGGCTGCCACTGTCGGTGCAGCTCGTGGGGCGGCTGTTCGACGATCCGCTGCTGCTGCGCATCGGTCGCACGCTCGAGGATGCGCAGCCGGTCAAGGCGCGTCCCACCGCGTCGCTGCGGCTGGACCGCGGCTGA